A window of the Cynocephalus volans isolate mCynVol1 chromosome 10, mCynVol1.pri, whole genome shotgun sequence genome harbors these coding sequences:
- the ADGRG5 gene encoding adhesion G-protein coupled receptor G5, producing MDCCGALFLCLCLLAFQNGKAETSEELLQWMVKMEGTKSRRLPSPAQQVHILEQMLLNTSFQGHSLTLRTHTIQSLAFKLGCDFTGLSLSSGILERVPQVGGEQAMARHAMQFPAELTQDACRTRPRELRLICVYFVTTDFFQDDDNSSLLNNHVLGAQLSHGHVNNLREPVNISFWHNQSLEGYTMTCVFWKEGASKHYWGTWSPEGCHTEQPSPSQVLCRCDHLTYFAVLMQISPAPVPAELLVPLTYISLVGCSISIVASLLTVLLHFLARKQSDSMTRIHMNLHASVLLLNISFLLSPVLAMSPVLGSACTALAATLHYALLSSLTWMAIEGFNLYLLLGRVYNIYIRRYVLKLCALGWGVPALLVLFLLTVKSSVYGPRVISLSDSQENGTGFQNMSVCWVRSPVVHNVLVMGYGGLTSLFNLVVLAWALRALRRLRAREKVPGARACRDTVTVLGLTVLLGTTWALAFFSFGIFLLPQLFLFTIFNSLYGFFLFLWFCSQKNRSEAQAVAEMEAFSSSQMMQ from the exons ATGGATTGCTGTGGGGCCCTTTTCCTCTGCCTGTGCCTTCTGGCTTTTCAGAATGGGAAAGCAG AGACATCAGAAGAACTCCTGCAATGGATGGTGAAAATGGAGGGGACCAAGAGCCGGAGGCTGCCCTCTCCTGCTCA GCAGGTTCACATCCTGGAGCAGATGCTGCTGAACACCAGCTTCCAGGGCCACAGCCTGACCTTGCGGACACACACCATCCAGTCTCTGGCCTTCAAGCTGGGATGCGACTTCACTGGCCTCTCACTGAGCAGTGGTATTCTGGAGCGGGTGCCCCAG GTGGGTGGAGAGCAG GCCATGGCCCGGCACGCCATGCAGTTCCCTGCTGAGCTGACCCAGGATGCCTGCAGGACCCGTCCCAGGGAGCTGCGGCTCATCTGCGTCTATTTCGTCACCACCGACTTTTTCCAG GACGATGACAACTCATCTCTGCTCAATAACCATGTCCTGGGGGCCCAGCTGAGCCACGGACACGTGAACAACCTCAGGGAGCCGGTCAACATCAGCTTCTGGCACAACCAAAGCCTG GAAGGCTACACAATGACCTGTGTCTTCTGGAAGGAGGGAGCCAGCAAGCACTACTGGGGGACCTGGAGCCCTGAAGGCTGTCACACAGAACAACCCTCACCTTCCCAGGTGCTCTGCCGCTGTGACCACCTCACCTATTTTGCTGTTCTCATG CAAATATCTCCAGCCCCAGTCCCTGCAGAGTTGCTGGTGCCTCTCACGTACATCTCCCTGGTGGGCTGCAGCATCTCCATCGTGGCCTCGCTGCTCACCGTCCTGCTGCACTTCCTTGCCAG GAAGCAGAGTGACTCCATGACACGCATCCACATGAACCTGCACGCCTCCGTGCTGCTCCTGAATATCTCCTTCCTACTGAGCCCTGTGCTGGCCATGTCCCCTGTGCTGGGGTCAGCGTGCACAGCACTGGCCGCCACCCTACACTATGCGCTGCTCAGCTCCCTCACCTGGATGGCCATTGAAGGTTTCAACCTCTACCTCCTCCTGGGGCGCGTCTACAACATCTACATCCGCAGATATGTGCTCAAGCTCTGCGCGCTGGGCTGGG GGGTCCCAGCCCTCCTGGTGCTGTTCCTTCTCACTGTCAAGAGCTCAGTGTATGGACCCCGTGTGATCTCCCTCTCCGACAGCCAGGAAAATGGCACAGGCTTCCAGAACATGTCCGT ATGCTGGGTGCGGAGCCCTGTGGTGCACAATGTCCTTGTCATGGGCTATGGTGGCCTCACGTCCCTTTTCAACCTGGTGGTGCTGGCCTGGGCGCTGAGGGCTCTGCGTAGGCTGCGGGCACGGGAGAAGGTGCCAGGCGCCCGGGCCTGCCGGGACACTGTCACTGTGCTGGGCCTCACTGTGCTGCTGGGCACCACCTGGGCCTTGGCCTTCTTCTCCTTCGGCATCTTCCTGCTGCCCCAGCTCTTCCTCTTCACCATCTTCAACTCGCTGTACG gtttcttcctcttcctgtggTTCTGCTCGCAGAAGAACCGCTCAGAGGCCCAGGCGGTGGCAGAGATGGAGGCCTTCAGCTCCTCCCAGATGATGCAGTAG